In Uranotaenia lowii strain MFRU-FL chromosome 2, ASM2978415v1, whole genome shotgun sequence, one genomic interval encodes:
- the LOC129746962 gene encoding uncharacterized protein K02A2.6-like yields MPDPFQHPPNTGEQTSSSLLLQILSQQQQLMAKLSDQVSATHRAISELNRDEIALDSLSSNITEFTYDPEHGNTFDAWFSRYEDLFDKDAGKLDDSAKVRLLMRKLNPAAHDRFTSFILPQLSRDLKFSEAIEKLTSIFGSPVSTFHRRYQCLQTIKEDGEDFVSYSCKIISSH; encoded by the coding sequence ATGCCCGACCCGTTCCAGCATCCGCCAAACACCGGGGAACAGACGAGTTCCAGTCTGTTGCTCCAGATCCTGtctcaacagcagcagcttaTGGCAAAACTGTCCGACCAGGTATCAGCGACGCATCGAGCAATTTCGGAgttgaacagagacgaaatagCTCTTGACTCGCTCTCTAGCAACATCACGGAATTCACCTATGACCCGGAACACGGTAACACCTTCGACGCCTGGTTTTCAAGGTACGAGGACCTTTTCGACAAGGACGCCGGGAAGTTGGACGATTCAGCGAAGGTCAGACTACTCATGCGAAAATTGAACCCGGCCGCACATGATCGGTTCACGAGCTTCATCTTACCGCAGCTTTCGAGGGATCTGAAATTCAGCGAAGCTATCGAAAAGCTCACATCCATCTTCGGTTCTCCCGTATCCACATTCCATCGCAGGTACCAATGCCTGCAGACCATCAAGGAAGACGGCGAAGACTTTGTTTCCTACTCCTGCAAG
- the LOC129748112 gene encoding peptide transporter family 1-like: protein MVSTRFEVSSSPPVRYPKSIFFIISNEFSERFNYYGMRTVLALYLTQKLNNDDDTATVIYHVFTSLAYFFPMMGAILADSWMGKFKTILYLSMVYCIGSVLITLGAIPSFNLPATSMTVIGLLLIAVGSGGIKPCVSAFGGDQFKLPEQAIQLAKFFSLFYFAINAGSLISTTVTPILREDVHCFNDADCYPLAFGIPAILMIFSILIFVCGKSMYVIKKPAGNMVVMVFKCIGNALSTRAKEKDVNPKRHWLEYAEAKYGRKTVADIKVLLKILFLYIPLPVFWALFDQQGSRWTFQATRMNGEIGSFTIKPDQMQVINPLLILAFIPFFDALVYPILEKVGIKSPLQKLTFGGILAGAAFVLSGFVEIALDKTNAVMPSPSESQLRVFNGLPCDYHFKTDIPNFNTFTVQSLGSFEAIHLDTLQNTTYRFSANTSENYCIKANMSSITGTFFLNPGNSVSYFISQKSNKVNLVEYVDSPEKDKRGLPRVRILANIKTTSRVLLKNTWYPDAQYNVTLNKLAQMTVSDGEYDIFSENGTRRVASVKLELGGVYTLILHEVLENEFSLQRHILTPPNSLHMLWLVPQYVVITAGEVMFSITGLQFSYSQAPESMKSVIQAFWLLTVAIGNMLVVFIAEAKFVESQSVEFFLFAGLMFLDMALFMVLAMRYKYAETDNDIESGDNNVKKTNHNELGEPKSKLDQDPLEKGLENVKPSYTNEAYRED from the exons ATGGTTTCAACACGATTTGAAGTATCTAGCTCGCCG CCTGTGCGGTACCCCAAATCGATATTTTTCATCATAAGTAATGAGTTCAGCGAACGGTTTAACTACTATGGAATGCGAA CGGTTTTGGCTCTCTACCTCACACAGAAACTCAACAATGATGACGATACTGCCACCGTGATCTATCACGTTTTCACCAGTTTGGCCTATTTCTTCCCAATGATGGGAGCCATTCTCGCCGACAGTTGGATggggaaattcaaaacaattctcTACCTATCGATGGTTTACTGCATCGGAAGTGTGCTGATAACTCTAGGTGCCATTCCTTCATTCAATCTGCCAGCTAC atccaTGACTGTGATAGGGTTGCTGCTCATAGCCGTAGGATCCGGTGGCATCAAACCGTGTGTTTCCGCTTTCGGAGGAGATCAGTTCAAACTACCGGAGCAAGCTATCCAGTTGGCAAAATTCTTTTCCCTGTTCTACTTTGCCATCAATGCTGGATCACTGATTTCCACCACGGTGACGCCAATTCTCCGAGAAGATGTTCACTGCTTCAACGATGCCGATTGTTATCCGCTTGCATTCGGAATACCTGCAATACTCATGATTTTCTCTATATTGATCTTCGTATGCGGCAAATCGATGTATGTGATCAAGAAACCAGCAGGCAATATGGTAGTAATGGTTTTTAAATGTATCGGAAATGCTCTCTCAACTCGTGCTAAGGAGAAGGATGTAAATCCAAAGCGTCATTGGTTGGAATACGCCGAAGCAAAATACGGAAGAAAAACAGTTGCTGATATCAAAGtcctgttgaaaattttgttcctgTACATACCACTTCCAGTATTCTGGGCCCTGTTCGATCAACAAGGATCACGGTGGACTTTCCAGGCCACTCGTATGAACGGCGAAATCGGTTCTTTCACCATCAAACCCGATCAAATGCAAGTGATAAATCCTCTACTGATCCTTGCTTTCATTCCATTCTTCGATGCTCTCGTATATCCGATACTGGAAAAGGTTGGCATCAAATCTCCTCTTCAAAAGCTTACATTTGGAGGTATCTTAGCCGGAGCTGCTTTCGTTTTATCCGGTTTCGTTGAAATAGCTCTAGATAAAACCAATGCCGTAATGCCTAGCCCATCTGAATCTCAACTACGAGTTTTCAACGGACTTCCGTGCGATTATCACTTCAAAACCGATATaccaaatttcaatactttcacTGTTCAATCCCTTGGCAGCTTTGAAGCCATTCACTTAGACACCTTGCAAAATACAACATACCGATTTTCGGCAAACACCTCGGAGAACTACTGTATCAAAGCAAATATGTCCTCTATAACTGGAACATTCTTCCTCAACCCTGGAAATTCTGTCAGCTATTTCATTAGCCAGAAATCTAACAAAGTAAATCTGGTCGAGTACGTCGATTCACCGGAGAAGGACAAGCGAGGACTGCCCCGGGTTCGAATTCTCGCCAACATCAAAACGACCAGCAGAGTCCTACTGAAAAACACCTGGTACCCAGATGCCCAATACAATGTGACCCTGAACAAGCTGGCCCAGATGACTGTATCCGATGGAGAGTACGATATATTTTCGGAAAATGGCACACGCCGTGTGGCCTCTGTAAAGCTGGAACTAGGCGGAGTCTACACACTGATCCTGCATGAGGTTTTGGAGAACGAATTT TCACTTCAACGTCACATCCTAACTCCGCCTAACTCGCTGCACATGCTCTGGCTTGTGCCACAATATGTCGTCATAACGGCCGGTGAAGTCATGTTTTCCATCACGGGTTTGCAGTTCTCCTACTCACAGGCACCGGAAAGCATGAAATCTGTGATCCAAGCCTTCTGGCTGCTGACCGTCGCAATCGGAAACATGCTTGTCGTCTTCATAGCCGAAGCTAAATTTGTGGAATCTCAGTCGGTCGAATTTTTCCTCTTCGCTGGACTTATGTTCCTGGACATGGCTCTGTTCATGGTGCTGGCCATGCGCTACAAGTACGCAGAAACCGACAACGATATTGAATCTGGTGATAATAATGTTAAGAAAACGAATCACAACGAGCTCGGGGAACCTAAATCTAAGCTGGACCAGGACCCACTAGAAAAAGGTTTGGAGAACGTTAAACCTTCCTATACTAATGAAGCGTACCGAGAAGACTGA